A single region of the Epinephelus moara isolate mb chromosome 12, YSFRI_EMoa_1.0, whole genome shotgun sequence genome encodes:
- the sox7 gene encoding transcription factor SOX-7, whose amino-acid sequence MAALISAYSSWPESFECPPGDGDVPDGHGPHRTPVDKAPEPRIRRPMNAFMVWAKDERKRLAVQNPDLHNAELSKMLGKSWKALTPPDKRPYVEEAERLRVQHMQDYPNYKYRPRRKKQLKRICKRVDPGFLLSGLAPDQNALPEQRALCHPHDKDEGSPNGIRSGFSSPSPALPSVRSFRDPAGSNSSFDTYPYGLPTPPEMSPLDAMDHEHVPPSYYSTSGNSSSVSCSSSCPDEHHQNQTHMGSPPPYHTDYAQTQIHCGGAHIGHISHMSQTGGGLIPGPPLSYYSTSSFPQIHHGLHQGHLGQLSPPPETQGHLETLDQLSQAELLGEVDRNEFDQYLNSNGTGFHPEQGSGMTVTGHIQVASAATASATACPSSTTETSLISVLADATAAYYNNYGIS is encoded by the exons ATGGCAGCCCTCATCAGCGCGTACTCGTCGTGGCCGGAGTCCTTCGAGTGTCCTCCAGGAGACGGGGACGTGCCCGACGGACACGGCCCGCACAGGACCCCCGTGGACAAGGCGCCGGAGCCGCGGATCAGGCGACCCATGAACGCGTTCATGGTGTGGGCCAAAGACGAGCGCAAGCGGCTGGCGGTCCAGAATCCAGACCTGCACAATGCCGAGCTCAGCAAGATGTTGG GCAAGTCCTGGAAGGCCCTGACTCCCCCTGATAAGAGGCCCTATGTAGAGGAAGCAGAGAGGCTCCGGGTGCAGCACATGCAGGACTACCCCAACTATAAGTATCGGCCTCGCCGGAAGAAACAGCTGAAGCGCATCTGCAAGCGGGTGGACCCCGGCTTCCTCCTGAGCGGGCTGGCGCCTGATCAGAACGCCCTGCCCGAGCAGCGAGCCCTGTGCCACCCCCACGACAAAGACGAGGGCAGCCCCAATGGCATCAGGAGCGGCTTCTCCAGCCCCAGCCCCGCTCTGCCCAGCGTCCGAAGTTTCAGAGACCCAGCCGGCTCCAACAGCAGCTTCGACACCTACCCCTACGGCCTGCCCACTCCCCCCGAGATGTCCCCCTTAGATGCCATGGACCACGAGCACGTACCCCCTTCTTATTATTCCACGTCTGGTAACAGCTCCTCCGTgtcctgctcttcctcctgcCCAGATGAGCACCACCAGAATCAGACACACATGGGCAGCCCGCCCCCTTACCACACTGACTACGCTCAGACCCAAATCCACTGTGGGGGCGCCCACATAGGTCACATCTCTCACATGTCCCAAACTGGTGGTGGACTGATACCCGGCCCTCCGCTGTCCTACTACAGTACCTCATCTTTCCCCCAGATTCACCACGGGCTCCACCAGGGCCACCTGGGTCAGCTGTCCCCGCCACCAGAGACACAGGGTCACCTGGAGACTCTAGACCAGCTGAGCCAGGCAGAGCTTCTGGGTGAGGTGGACCGCAATGAGTTTGACCAGTACCTGAACTCCAATGGGACCGGGTTCCACCCCGAGCAGGGCAGCGGCATGACAGTTACGGGACACATCCAGGTGGCGTCCGCCGCCACCGCCTCTGCCACTGCGTGTCCCAGTAGCACCACAGAAACCAGCCTCATTTCGGTGCTCGCGGACGCCACGGCGGCCTACTACAACAACTACGGCATCTCGTAA